A DNA window from Branchiostoma lanceolatum isolate klBraLanc5 chromosome 17, klBraLanc5.hap2, whole genome shotgun sequence contains the following coding sequences:
- the LOC136422379 gene encoding perlucin-like protein isoform X1, which yields MSLTYMLMILFALECKGEQTLNCRGSEEKCVCNPVINVGTQTCNFDGQLADIQAMLIAQQVQIARLQNDSATSEISRLSSLLAEQKNITDNLKERVAQLEERIRDTGTCIFTCNTTESPTTCPAGYQQFQRTCYRFSTDQKPYSEARDTCHGEGGRLATVKTNWTHDFLANHVRATTHANTWIGLSDVETEGVWIWDDGTLLAGDGIWGTGEPNSGTGENCAHIYPDKDYRWNDSNCPRSYYYICEVLA from the exons ATGTCTCTGACTTACATGCTTATGATACTTTTTGCCTTGGAATGCAAGGGAGAACAGACATTAAACTGCCGGGGCTCGGAAGAGAAATGTGTCTGTAATCCAGTGATCAACGTTGGAACCCAGACTTGCAACTTCGACGGG CAACTTGCGGACATCCAAGCTATGCTGATCGCCCAGCAGGTGCAGATCGCACGACTTCAGAACGACTCGGCGACGTCTGAG ATCAGTCGCCTGTCTAGTCTATTGGCTGAACAGAAGAACATCACAGACAATCTGAAGGAGCGAGTTGCACAGTTGGAGGAGAGAATCAGggacacaggtacatgtatattcacttGTAACACTACAGAGTCCCCTACCACTTGCCCGGCTGGCTACCAGCAGTTCCAGAGGACCTGTTACCGCTTCTCCACCGACCAGAAACCGTACAGCGAGGCACGGGATACTTGTCATGGAGAGGGTGGTCGCCTAGCAACAGTGAAGACTAATTGGACACACGACTTCTTAGCAAATCACGTGAGAGCTACAACTCATGCAAACACCTGGATCGGGCTGAGTGACGTTGAGACGGAGGGAGTGTGGATTTGGGATGACGGCACCTTATTGGCTGGTGATGGGATTTGGGGAACAGGCGAACCAAACAGTGGCACAGGGGAAAACTGTGCTCACATCTACCCTGATAAGGACTACCGCTGGAATGATAGTAATTGCCCACGTTCTTACTACTACATTTGTGAAGTCCTTGCTTAG
- the LOC136422379 gene encoding perlucin-like protein isoform X2, with protein MSLTYMLMILFALECKGEQTLNCRGSEEKCVCNPVINVGTQTCNFDGQLADIQAMLIAQQVQIARLQNDSATSEISRLSSLLAEQKNITDNLKERVAQLEERIRDTESPTTCPAGYQQFQRTCYRFSTDQKPYSEARDTCHGEGGRLATVKTNWTHDFLANHVRATTHANTWIGLSDVETEGVWIWDDGTLLAGDGIWGTGEPNSGTGENCAHIYPDKDYRWNDSNCPRSYYYICEVLA; from the exons ATGTCTCTGACTTACATGCTTATGATACTTTTTGCCTTGGAATGCAAGGGAGAACAGACATTAAACTGCCGGGGCTCGGAAGAGAAATGTGTCTGTAATCCAGTGATCAACGTTGGAACCCAGACTTGCAACTTCGACGGG CAACTTGCGGACATCCAAGCTATGCTGATCGCCCAGCAGGTGCAGATCGCACGACTTCAGAACGACTCGGCGACGTCTGAG ATCAGTCGCCTGTCTAGTCTATTGGCTGAACAGAAGAACATCACAGACAATCTGAAGGAGCGAGTTGCACAGTTGGAGGAGAGAATCAGggacacag AGTCCCCTACCACTTGCCCGGCTGGCTACCAGCAGTTCCAGAGGACCTGTTACCGCTTCTCCACCGACCAGAAACCGTACAGCGAGGCACGGGATACTTGTCATGGAGAGGGTGGTCGCCTAGCAACAGTGAAGACTAATTGGACACACGACTTCTTAGCAAATCACGTGAGAGCTACAACTCATGCAAACACCTGGATCGGGCTGAGTGACGTTGAGACGGAGGGAGTGTGGATTTGGGATGACGGCACCTTATTGGCTGGTGATGGGATTTGGGGAACAGGCGAACCAAACAGTGGCACAGGGGAAAACTGTGCTCACATCTACCCTGATAAGGACTACCGCTGGAATGATAGTAATTGCCCACGTTCTTACTACTACATTTGTGAAGTCCTTGCTTAG